A genomic stretch from Frigoribacterium sp. PvP032 includes:
- a CDS encoding aldo/keto reductase, with translation MKNTTLGSVDGGLDVGRIGLGLMGMSAFYTGSGTDDDESVRVIHAALGRGVTLLDTADMYGPHTNEQLLGRALKGRRDDAVVATKFGNVTDPEARAERAIDGRPEYVRKSIDGSLKRLGIDHVDLYYQHRVDPLVPIEDTVGAMGELVEAGKVRFLGLSEASPETIRRAHATHPITALQTEWSLWSRDAEAEVLPTVRELGIGFVPYSPLGRGFLTGALRSVDELADDDFRRFNPRFEGDNLKANVRIVEQVDEVARQVGAKPGQVALAWLLAKGEGIVPIPGTKRRTYLDENVAADAIELNEEQVHQLDDVAAPKGDRYADMSTIDR, from the coding sequence ATGAAGAACACCACACTCGGCAGCGTCGACGGCGGACTCGACGTGGGCCGCATCGGCCTCGGCCTGATGGGCATGTCCGCCTTCTACACCGGCAGCGGCACCGACGACGACGAGTCGGTCCGCGTGATCCACGCCGCGCTCGGCCGCGGGGTCACCCTGCTCGACACGGCCGACATGTACGGCCCGCACACGAACGAGCAGCTGCTCGGCCGGGCGCTCAAGGGCCGTCGGGACGACGCAGTGGTCGCGACCAAGTTCGGCAACGTCACCGACCCGGAGGCGCGAGCCGAGCGGGCGATCGACGGTCGCCCCGAGTACGTGCGCAAGTCGATCGACGGCTCGCTGAAGCGGCTCGGGATCGACCACGTCGACCTCTACTACCAGCACCGAGTCGACCCCCTGGTGCCGATCGAGGACACCGTCGGCGCGATGGGCGAGCTGGTCGAGGCCGGCAAGGTGCGGTTCCTCGGGCTGTCGGAGGCATCACCCGAGACCATCCGTCGCGCCCACGCCACGCACCCGATCACGGCGCTGCAGACCGAGTGGTCGCTCTGGAGCCGCGACGCGGAGGCCGAGGTGCTGCCCACCGTGCGTGAGCTCGGCATCGGCTTCGTCCCCTACTCGCCGCTCGGACGCGGGTTCCTCACCGGCGCGCTCCGTTCGGTGGACGAGCTGGCCGACGACGACTTCCGTCGTTTCAACCCGCGGTTCGAGGGCGACAACCTCAAGGCCAACGTCCGCATCGTCGAGCAGGTCGACGAGGTCGCCCGCCAGGTCGGCGCGAAGCCCGGCCAGGTCGCTCTCGCGTGGCTGCTCGCCAAGGGCGAGGGCATCGTGCCGATCCCGGGCACGAAGCGCCGCACCTACCTCGACGAGAACGTGGCGGCCGACGCGATCGAGCTGAACGAGGAGCAGGTGCACCAGCTCGACGACGTGGCGGCGCCGAAGGGCGATCGCTACGCGGACATGTCGACGATCGACCGCTAG
- a CDS encoding methylated-DNA--[protein]-cysteine S-methyltransferase gives MSTISVVHTTIDSPVGTLTLVGGDDGLTGLWFPEHRRLPDPAGFGPRSAVGTGLSDFVEVESQLASWFAGERRVFDLPLAPVGTEFRQRVWQQLAAIPWGETRTYGQLALGLGDVRLARAVGTANGANPLSIVVPCHRVVGSAGSLTGYAGGLDRKRFLLDHEAPSASGSGRLF, from the coding sequence ATGAGCACGATCTCCGTCGTCCACACGACGATCGACAGCCCCGTGGGCACCCTCACCCTCGTCGGCGGTGACGACGGCCTGACCGGCCTCTGGTTCCCCGAGCACCGCCGCCTGCCCGATCCGGCCGGGTTCGGTCCGAGATCGGCGGTGGGCACGGGGCTTTCCGACTTCGTCGAGGTCGAGAGCCAACTCGCGTCGTGGTTCGCCGGCGAGCGTCGCGTCTTCGACCTGCCCCTCGCCCCGGTCGGCACCGAGTTCCGGCAGCGGGTGTGGCAGCAGCTCGCTGCCATCCCGTGGGGCGAGACGCGTACCTACGGCCAGCTCGCGCTCGGCCTCGGCGACGTCAGGCTGGCCCGGGCCGTGGGTACGGCCAACGGGGCCAACCCCCTGAGCATCGTCGTGCCGTGCCACCGGGTCGTCGGCTCGGCCGGCTCCCTCACCGGGTACGCCGGCGGGCTCGACCGCAAGCGGTTCCTGCTCGACCACGAGGCCCCGTCGGCGTCCGGCTCCGGTCGGCTCTTCTGA
- a CDS encoding AlkA N-terminal domain-containing protein: MTDLAARPFELRLETDGPYDAAHAIGLLAAHSVPGAELTDVAAGTHSRLVDVATADEPSRVLRLDLRLEPSGVDVVATASSGLAASPDDRDRVERLVRRWLDLDADSGAVLAGLGDDPVLGPLVRARPGIRITGSPDGWEAAVTTVLGQQVSLAAARTFAGRLVTALGSDVAGTGLRRFPRADVVAALPVDELRAAVGVTGARGRTLHAVAEAVAEGLVISPDGDRAATRASLLALPGIGPWTVDYLSVRALGDRDAYPAGDLVLRRALGGVTTKQAEVASAPWAPWRAYALFHLWSHALPTVP, from the coding sequence GTGACCGACCTCGCGGCACGCCCCTTCGAGCTGCGGCTCGAGACCGACGGCCCGTACGACGCCGCTCACGCGATCGGCCTGCTCGCGGCGCACTCCGTCCCGGGCGCCGAGCTGACCGACGTCGCCGCGGGCACGCACTCGCGCCTCGTCGACGTGGCCACGGCCGACGAACCGAGCCGCGTGCTGCGGCTCGACCTGCGGCTCGAGCCGAGCGGTGTCGACGTCGTGGCCACCGCCTCCTCGGGTCTCGCCGCCTCGCCAGATGACCGCGACCGGGTCGAGCGGCTGGTCCGTCGGTGGCTGGACCTCGACGCGGACTCCGGCGCGGTGCTCGCCGGCCTGGGCGACGACCCCGTGCTCGGCCCGCTCGTCCGCGCACGACCGGGCATCCGCATCACGGGCAGCCCCGACGGCTGGGAGGCGGCGGTCACCACCGTGCTGGGGCAGCAGGTCTCGCTCGCGGCCGCCCGCACCTTCGCGGGACGGCTCGTCACGGCGCTCGGCAGCGACGTCGCAGGCACGGGCCTCCGCAGGTTCCCCCGGGCCGACGTCGTCGCGGCCCTGCCCGTCGACGAGCTCCGGGCCGCCGTCGGCGTCACCGGAGCGCGCGGCCGCACCCTGCACGCGGTCGCCGAGGCCGTGGCCGAGGGCCTCGTCATCTCCCCCGACGGCGATCGCGCGGCGACGCGGGCCTCCCTGCTGGCCCTGCCCGGCATCGGCCCCTGGACGGTCGACTACCTCTCCGTCCGCGCCCTGGGCGACCGCGACGCCTACCCGGCCGGAGACCTCGTGCTCAGGCGGGCGCTGGGCGGCGTCACGACGAAGCAGGCCGAGGTCGCGTCCGCGCCCTGGGCACCGTGGCGGGCCTACGCGCTCTTCCACCTGTGGTCGCACGCCCTGCCGACCGTCCCCTGA
- a CDS encoding RNA polymerase sigma factor, whose amino-acid sequence MPPFDRVVELHGTTVLRVCRALLDAADADDAWSETFLAALVAWPDLPADVNVEAWLVTVARRKALDVIRGKSRRPQPVELVPESAPPVSFDELLARDDALLRAVRSLPEGQRDAVVLHHLTGLSHLEVAELTGRSHAACRRAAADGVAALRRVLGPGDETAAAPASASAPAPAPAPAWEEFSLPTSPRHATPREGARR is encoded by the coding sequence GTGCCTCCCTTCGATCGTGTCGTCGAGCTGCACGGCACCACCGTGCTCCGCGTCTGCCGGGCCCTGCTCGACGCGGCCGACGCCGACGATGCCTGGTCCGAGACGTTCCTGGCCGCCCTCGTCGCGTGGCCAGACCTGCCGGCAGACGTCAACGTCGAGGCGTGGCTCGTCACCGTCGCCCGTCGCAAGGCACTCGACGTCATCCGGGGCAAGAGCCGTCGACCCCAGCCCGTCGAGCTGGTGCCCGAGTCCGCGCCGCCGGTCTCCTTCGACGAGCTGCTGGCTCGCGATGACGCACTGCTCCGCGCAGTCCGGTCCCTGCCCGAGGGGCAACGCGACGCGGTGGTGCTGCACCACCTCACCGGGCTCAGCCACCTCGAGGTCGCCGAGCTGACGGGCCGGAGCCACGCCGCCTGTCGACGCGCCGCCGCCGACGGCGTCGCCGCGCTCCGCCGGGTGCTCGGCCCGGGCGACGAGACCGCCGCCGCCCCTGCCTCTGCCTCTGCCCCTGCCCCTGCCCCTGCCCCTGCCTGGGAGGAATTCTCCCTTCCGACATCCCCCCGACACGCGACGCCCCGAGAAGGAGCACGGCGATGA
- a CDS encoding methylated-DNA--[protein]-cysteine S-methyltransferase, protein MTDTAPDVDTALQRRLAEATGTEAGPRLDEHLDLLRDRLADEAAAVGTVDVFWRTVPSPVGPLLLCATDVGLLRVAFEVEDHDAVLDRVAVQVGSRVLRSARRLDDVAVEIDQYFAGRRRGFDLVLDRRLSRGFQRTVLEHLPEIPYGETASYARVATASGSPRAVRAVGTACATNPLPVVVPCHRVVRSDGTPGRYRGGEAAKAVLLGLESQLASGARS, encoded by the coding sequence ATGACCGACACCGCACCCGACGTCGACACGGCGCTGCAGCGCCGTCTCGCCGAGGCGACCGGCACCGAGGCGGGCCCCCGCCTCGACGAGCACCTCGACCTGCTCCGCGACCGGCTCGCCGACGAGGCGGCCGCCGTCGGCACCGTCGACGTCTTCTGGCGGACCGTCCCGTCGCCCGTCGGGCCGTTGCTGCTCTGCGCCACGGACGTCGGCCTCCTCCGTGTCGCCTTCGAGGTCGAGGACCACGACGCGGTGCTCGACCGGGTCGCCGTCCAGGTCGGCTCCCGGGTGCTGCGGTCCGCCCGTCGTCTGGACGACGTCGCCGTCGAGATCGACCAGTACTTCGCCGGCCGTCGACGAGGCTTCGATCTCGTGCTCGATCGCCGGCTGTCGAGGGGCTTCCAGCGGACGGTGCTCGAGCACCTGCCCGAGATCCCCTACGGCGAGACGGCGAGCTACGCCAGGGTCGCCACGGCGAGCGGCAGCCCGCGTGCGGTCAGAGCCGTCGGCACAGCCTGCGCGACGAACCCGTTGCCCGTCGTCGTGCCTTGCCATCGCGTAGTGCGCAGCGACGGCACCCCCGGCCGGTACCGCGGCGGCGAGGCCGCGAAGGCGGTCCTGCTCGGGCTCGAGTCGCAGCTCGCGTCGGGAGCCCGCTCGTGA
- a CDS encoding DNA-3-methyladenine glycosylase I, producing the protein MSGVVVGDDGLARPPWAAVDPLMREYYDTEWGMPVRDERGIFERLSLEAFQSGLSWATILRKREAFRSAFRDFDPDVVASFDDADRERLLADAGIVRNRLKIDATITNARATVALREHGGLVELVWSHRPAETPRPVELADVPTTSPESVALSKSLKAVGFAFVGPTTMHALMEATGIVDTHLVDSHRRGSSGVWSTTP; encoded by the coding sequence GTGAGCGGCGTGGTGGTCGGTGACGACGGCCTGGCCCGGCCCCCGTGGGCAGCCGTCGATCCGCTGATGCGCGAGTACTACGACACCGAGTGGGGCATGCCCGTCCGTGACGAGCGCGGGATCTTCGAGCGGCTGAGCCTCGAGGCCTTCCAGTCGGGGCTGTCGTGGGCCACCATCCTGCGCAAGCGCGAGGCCTTCCGCTCGGCGTTCCGCGACTTCGACCCCGACGTGGTGGCCAGCTTCGACGACGCCGACCGAGAACGCCTGCTCGCCGACGCGGGCATCGTGCGCAACCGGCTCAAGATCGACGCGACGATCACGAACGCCCGCGCGACCGTGGCCCTGCGCGAGCACGGCGGGCTCGTCGAGCTCGTGTGGTCGCACAGGCCGGCCGAGACTCCTCGCCCCGTCGAGCTCGCCGACGTGCCGACGACCTCGCCCGAGTCGGTGGCGCTCTCGAAGTCGCTCAAGGCCGTCGGCTTCGCGTTCGTCGGCCCGACGACCATGCACGCGCTGATGGAGGCCACCGGCATCGTCGACACCCACCTGGTCGACAGCCACCGACGGGGCTCGTCGGGCGTCTGGAGCACGACCCCGTGA
- a CDS encoding acylphosphatase, giving the protein MDDVIRRRALVHGTVQGVGYRFSTEGEADRLGVDGFVRNRPDGTVEVEVEGTPAAVGQLLAWLEEGPAGADVSRVDVEEIAPTGEGGFETRH; this is encoded by the coding sequence ATGGACGACGTGATCAGACGGCGCGCCCTGGTGCACGGCACCGTGCAGGGCGTCGGGTACCGCTTCTCGACCGAGGGCGAGGCGGACCGCCTCGGCGTCGACGGCTTCGTGCGCAACCGGCCGGACGGCACGGTCGAGGTGGAGGTCGAGGGCACGCCTGCGGCCGTCGGGCAGCTGCTGGCCTGGCTCGAGGAGGGCCCCGCCGGCGCGGACGTGTCGCGCGTCGACGTGGAGGAGATCGCCCCCACCGGCGAGGGCGGCTTCGAGACGCGGCACTGA
- a CDS encoding winged helix DNA-binding domain-containing protein, whose amino-acid sequence MARASSTGPPTGPPTAASSGRTSTAHLRDVAVARTAAQRISVPGEPTVAATARAMLGTQAQDLAAATWSLALRTSGADAAAVQAALADRSVVRGWPARGTLFLVAADDLRWLTELLAPRSLAASAGLWRRAGLEPRHFALAEEAVVAALAEHGQLSRPDLLGAVARHGVDTAGERGSHLLRWLSARCVIVFAAPRGTQQRFALFEEWIPASRRIDDREEALAEYVRRWLARRGPATVRDLAWWGGLTLTEARHAVSLVDDVETTVVGDATWIERADAGAEGAGGGNARQARPARGDLRLLPPFDELLLGYGAREASLDPADASRLVPASNGLFLPAVTVDGRVVGTWRRTVARGTVAVEVDPWVAWTERRRAQVRRRAEQYAQHLGLALAEGSASTPTPP is encoded by the coding sequence ATGGCCCGCGCCTCCTCGACCGGCCCGCCGACCGGCCCGCCGACCGCAGCATCGAGCGGTCGCACCTCGACGGCGCACCTGCGCGACGTCGCCGTCGCCCGCACCGCGGCCCAGCGCATCAGCGTCCCGGGCGAGCCGACGGTCGCGGCGACCGCCAGGGCGATGCTCGGCACACAGGCGCAGGACCTCGCCGCGGCGACCTGGAGCCTGGCGCTGCGCACGTCGGGCGCCGACGCGGCAGCGGTGCAGGCCGCGCTCGCCGACCGCAGCGTCGTGCGTGGCTGGCCTGCGCGAGGCACGCTCTTCCTGGTCGCGGCTGACGACCTGCGCTGGCTCACCGAGTTGCTGGCGCCGCGCTCGCTCGCCGCGAGCGCGGGCCTCTGGCGCCGGGCAGGCCTCGAGCCGCGGCACTTCGCCCTGGCCGAGGAGGCGGTGGTCGCGGCCCTCGCCGAGCACGGCCAGCTCTCGAGACCCGACCTGCTCGGGGCCGTCGCCCGTCACGGCGTCGACACCGCGGGCGAGCGGGGCTCCCACCTGCTGCGCTGGCTGAGCGCCCGGTGCGTGATCGTCTTCGCCGCGCCTCGGGGCACGCAGCAGCGCTTCGCCCTCTTCGAGGAGTGGATCCCCGCCTCCCGCCGCATCGACGACCGGGAGGAGGCGCTCGCCGAGTACGTCCGCCGGTGGCTGGCGCGGCGGGGCCCGGCGACGGTGCGCGACCTCGCGTGGTGGGGCGGGCTGACCCTCACCGAGGCGCGGCACGCGGTGTCCCTGGTCGACGACGTGGAGACGACCGTCGTGGGCGACGCGACCTGGATCGAGCGGGCGGACGCAGGAGCCGAAGGGGCTGGAGGAGGGAATGCCCGGCAGGCGCGTCCTGCACGAGGCGACCTCCGCCTCCTGCCGCCGTTCGACGAGCTGCTGCTGGGCTACGGGGCACGGGAGGCGTCGCTCGACCCGGCCGACGCCTCCCGTCTCGTGCCTGCCTCGAACGGCCTGTTCCTGCCGGCCGTCACCGTCGACGGTCGCGTGGTGGGGACCTGGCGGCGCACCGTCGCGCGCGGCACGGTCGCGGTCGAGGTCGATCCCTGGGTAGCGTGGACCGAACGTCGACGCGCCCAGGTGCGACGCCGGGCCGAGCAGTACGCGCAGCACCTCGGCCTCGCGCTCGCCGAGGGCTCCGCGTCGACGCCCACGCCGCCCTGA
- a CDS encoding collagen binding domain-containing protein produces the protein MHDRSAISSAVRPARPSWLPRRASLRGLAAATTTGVVALALALGGATGASAAQGSSWGEFQVSGSARAYTGTMTLAGGFPATTFTSTSRQATVPSGSSTWQAASTPPGAQYGTSRGLPYLNQRPSQDSPTAAGAAVTTYAFASATPSSGWSFVLGDIDADQATITATGVGGAPVSAAQLGFQGTYNYCAGTGTPSCDSAGTGDQPRWDAATRTLVGNAAAADTEGAAGWFSPSVPLETLTITYQQRSGFPVYQTWFATKTFSASGTATVGTGGAATPYAGARVTVTNAAGDVVGTTETGPDGSYSFGALVAAPGYSVSIAEPDGSAPATPLPFSLATGDLGGLDFAFPTVVAPPVTASLTGVVTVDGQPAPGRVLQLLADGDTDPLGTTTTGADGRFAVPGLDPEGLYSVVDVASGTAYVAYQPSDRVYAIPAAPETVEVSGTITNADGTPAANETLDFVPVPDDATAQPTGPDVSVVTGPDGSFEAEGLTPGGDYVIVVGDDAENPIPFTAPALGETPPPFELVVPAPEVLIDGTVLDSDGAAAPGIVVVATPVDTTTPVDPVVTATTDSLGRFVLDGLVFGSEYTLTVDGVLQPATVVADASRTIGPFTLAAAEVPPVQPPVEPPVTDPGAGTPSTPPAGGAGTGGPGTGGTSTSTGAAGGRGPLAFTGSDVDQPLLLAGGLLAAGLGLVGASAALRRRRMAPATVAEARSSRG, from the coding sequence ATGCACGACCGCTCCGCCATCAGCTCCGCCGTTCGTCCCGCTCGGCCCTCGTGGCTGCCGCGTCGAGCGTCGCTCCGCGGCCTCGCCGCCGCGACGACCACCGGCGTCGTCGCCCTGGCCCTCGCCCTCGGGGGCGCGACCGGCGCCTCCGCAGCTCAGGGGTCGTCCTGGGGCGAGTTCCAGGTCTCCGGCTCGGCCCGCGCCTACACCGGGACGATGACCCTCGCCGGCGGGTTCCCCGCCACGACCTTCACCTCGACCTCGCGACAGGCGACCGTGCCGAGCGGCTCGAGCACCTGGCAGGCAGCCTCGACCCCGCCCGGCGCGCAGTACGGCACGAGCCGTGGGCTGCCCTACCTGAACCAGCGTCCGTCACAGGACTCGCCGACCGCGGCCGGTGCCGCCGTGACGACCTACGCCTTCGCGTCGGCAACGCCCTCGTCTGGCTGGTCGTTCGTGCTCGGCGACATCGACGCCGACCAGGCGACGATCACCGCCACGGGCGTCGGAGGCGCGCCCGTCTCTGCTGCGCAGCTCGGCTTCCAGGGCACGTACAACTACTGCGCCGGCACGGGCACACCGTCGTGCGACAGCGCCGGCACGGGCGACCAGCCCCGCTGGGACGCCGCCACGAGGACGCTGGTCGGCAACGCCGCCGCCGCCGACACCGAGGGCGCCGCCGGCTGGTTCAGCCCGAGCGTGCCGCTCGAGACGCTGACGATCACGTACCAGCAGCGCTCCGGGTTCCCCGTGTACCAGACCTGGTTCGCGACGAAGACGTTCAGCGCGTCGGGGACGGCGACAGTGGGGACGGGCGGGGCGGCGACGCCGTACGCAGGCGCCCGCGTGACGGTGACGAACGCCGCGGGCGACGTCGTCGGGACGACGGAGACCGGGCCGGACGGCTCGTACTCGTTCGGCGCCCTGGTCGCCGCGCCCGGCTACTCGGTGTCGATCGCAGAGCCGGACGGCTCTGCGCCGGCCACGCCGCTGCCGTTCTCCCTCGCGACCGGCGACCTCGGCGGGCTGGACTTCGCCTTCCCGACCGTCGTCGCGCCTCCTGTGACCGCGTCCCTGACGGGCGTCGTGACCGTCGACGGACAGCCTGCCCCCGGCAGGGTGCTCCAGCTGCTCGCGGACGGGGACACCGACCCCCTCGGCACGACGACGACCGGCGCCGACGGCCGCTTCGCGGTCCCCGGCCTCGACCCCGAGGGCCTCTACTCGGTGGTCGACGTGGCCTCGGGCACCGCGTACGTGGCCTACCAGCCGAGCGACCGTGTCTACGCGATCCCCGCGGCCCCGGAGACCGTCGAGGTCAGCGGCACGATCACGAACGCCGACGGCACGCCCGCGGCGAACGAGACCCTCGACTTCGTCCCCGTTCCCGACGACGCGACCGCACAGCCCACGGGCCCTGACGTGTCCGTGGTGACCGGTCCCGACGGCAGCTTCGAGGCCGAGGGGCTGACGCCGGGCGGCGACTACGTCATCGTCGTCGGCGACGACGCCGAGAACCCGATCCCCTTCACGGCGCCCGCGCTCGGCGAGACGCCCCCGCCGTTCGAGCTCGTCGTGCCTGCTCCCGAGGTGCTGATCGACGGGACCGTGCTCGACTCCGACGGAGCGGCGGCACCCGGCATCGTCGTCGTCGCCACGCCGGTGGACACCACCACCCCGGTCGACCCCGTGGTCACGGCGACGACCGACTCCCTCGGGCGCTTCGTGCTCGACGGCCTGGTGTTCGGCAGCGAGTACACGCTGACCGTCGACGGCGTGCTGCAGCCGGCCACCGTCGTCGCCGACGCGAGCCGGACGATCGGGCCGTTCACGCTGGCCGCCGCCGAGGTGCCTCCGGTCCAGCCGCCGGTCGAGCCGCCCGTGACCGACCCGGGTGCGGGGACGCCGAGCACACCTCCTGCGGGCGGTGCGGGCACCGGCGGCCCCGGGACCGGCGGCACGAGCACGAGCACCGGCGCGGCCGGCGGTCGCGGGCCGCTCGCCTTCACCGGCAGCGACGTCGACCAGCCGCTCCTCCTCGCCGGCGGGCTGCTGGCGGCGGGTCTCGGCCTGGTGGGCGCCAGCGCCGCGCTGCGGCGTCGTCGTATGGCGCCGGCCACGGTGGCGGAGGCGCGCTCCTCGCGGGGCTGA